One window from the genome of Chrysemys picta bellii isolate R12L10 chromosome 15, ASM1138683v2, whole genome shotgun sequence encodes:
- the CLTCL1 gene encoding clathrin heavy chain 2 isoform X5, with protein sequence MAQILPIRFQEHFQLQNLGINPANIGFSTLTMESDKFICIREKVGEQAQVVIIDMSDPTTPIRRPISAESAIMNPASKVIALKAGKTLQIFNIEMKSKMKAHTMAEEVIFWKWISVNTVALVTETAVFHWSMEGESQPQKMFDRHASLAGCQIINYRTDEHQKWLLLIGISAQQNRVVGAMQLYSVDRKVSQPIEGHAAAFAEFKIEGNSKPSTLFCFAVRSPAGGKLHIIEVGQPATGNQPFVKKAVDVFFPPEAQTDFPVAMQIGTKHGVIYLITKYGYIHMYDLESGVCIYMNRISADTIFVTAPHEPSSGIIGVNKKGQVLSVCVEEDNIVNYATNVLQNPDLGLRMAIRSNLAGAEELFARKFNTLFAQGSYAEAAKVAASAPKGILRTSDTIRKFQSVPAQPGQASPLLQYFGILLDQGQLNKFESLELCRPVLQQGRKQLLEKWLKEDKLECSEELGDLVKTADPTLALSVYLRANVPNKVIQCFAETGQFQKIVLYAKKVGYTPDWIFLLRSVMRVSPEQGLQFSQMLVQDEEPLANINQIVDVFMENSLIQQCTSFLLDALKNNRPAEGHLQTRLLEMNLIHAPQVADAILGNQMFTLYDRAHIAQLCEKAGLLQRALEHYTDLYDIKRAVVHTHLLNPEWLVNFFGSLSVEDSVECLRAMLSANIRQNLQLCVQVASKYHEQLGTQSLVELFESFKSYEGLFYFLGSIVNFSQDPDVHFKYIQAACKTGQIKEVERICRESNCYNPERVKNFLKEAKLTDQLPLIIVCDRFDFVHDLVLYLYRNNLQKYIEIYVQKVNPSRIPAVIGGLLDVDCSEDVIKNLIMVVRGQFSTDELVAEVEKRNRLKLLLPWLESRIHEGCEEPATHNALAKIYIDSNNNPERFLRENPYYDSCVVGKYCEKRDPHLACVAYERGQCDLELIKVCNENSLFKSEARYLVRRKDPELWANVLEENSPFRRQLIDQVVQTALSETQDPEEVSVTVKAFMTADLPNELIELLEKIVLDNSVFSEHRNLQNLLILTAIKADRTRVMEYINRLDNYDAPDIANIAISNELYEEAFAIFRKFDVNTSAIQVLIEHIGNLDRAYEFAERCNEPAVWSQLARAQLQKDLVKEAIDSYIKADDPSAYMEVVQAASRNSNWEDLVKFLQMARKKARESYVETELIFALAKTNRLSELEEFVSGPNNAHIQQVGDRCYEEGMYDAAKLLYNNVSNFARLASTLVHLGEYQAAVDSGRKANSTRTWKEVCFACVDGKEFRLAQICGLHIVIHADELEELISYYQDRGYFEELIALLEAALGLERAHMGMFTELAILYSKFKPQKMREHLELFWSRVNIPKVLRAAEQAHLWGELVFLYDKYEEYDNAIITMMNHPTDAWKEGQFKDIIAKVANVELYYKALQFYLDYKPLLINDLLLVLSPRLDHTRTVSFFSKVNQLPLVKPYLRSVQNHNNKGVNEALNNLLTEEEDYQGLRASIDAYDNFDNITLAQRLEKHELIEFRRIAAYLYKGNNRWKQSVELCKKDRLYKDAMQYAAESKDAELAEKLLQWFLEEGKQECFAASLFACYDLLHPDVVLELAWRHNIMDFAMPYFIQVMREYLTKVG encoded by the exons CTCCAAAACCTGGGAATTAACCCAGCGAACATTGGATTCAGCACCCTAACAATGGAATCTGATAAATTCATCTGCATCAGAGAGAAAGTAGGGGAACAAGCACAGGTCGTGATAATTGATATGAGTGATCCAACTACACCCATCAGACGTCCAATTTCTGCAGAAAGTGCCATCATGAATCCTGCTTCTAAAGTCATTGCTCTGAAAG CAGGGAAGACACTTCAGATCTTTAACATTGAGATGAAAAGTAAAATGAAAGCCCATACTATGGCAGAGGAAGTGATCTTCTGGAAGTGGATATCGGTAAACACAGTTGCCTTGGTGACAGAGACAGCAGTCTTTCATTGGAGCATGGAGGGAGAATCTCAGCCCCAAAAGATGTTTGACAGGCATGCTAGTCTTGCAGGCTGCCAAATCATCAACTACAGGACAGATGAACACCAAAAATGGCTACTCCTAATAGGAATTTCAGCCCAG CAAAATCGTGTGGTTGGTGCAATGCAGTTGTACTCAGTTGATAGGAAGGTTTCCCAACCTATAGAGGGTCATGCAGCAGCCTTTGCAGAATTCAAAATTGAAGGAAACTCCAAGCCTTCCACGCTCTTCTGTTTTGCTGTACGGAGCCCTGCAGGAGGCAAG CTGCATATAATAGAAGTAGGTCAACCTGCTACTGGAAACCAGCCCTTTGTAAAGAAAGCTGTTGATGTGTTTTTCCCTCCTGAGGCTCAGACAGACTTCCCTGTGGCAATGCAG ATTGGAACTAAGCATGGTGTTATCTACCTGATTACGAAGTATGGATACATTCACATGTATGACTTGGAATCTGGAGTGTGTATTTACATGAACCGTATTAGTGCTGACACAATCTTTGTAACTGCTCCTCATGAACCTTCCTCTGGCATTATTGGTGTGAATAAAAAAGGACAG GTGCTTTCAGTTTGTGTTGAAGAAGATAACATTGTGAACTATGCTACGAACGTTCTCCAGAATCCAGACCTGGGTCTGCGTATGGCTATCCGCAGTAACCTGGCTGGGGCCGAGGAACTGTTTGCCAGAAAGTTCAATACACTCTTTGCACAAGGAAGCTATGCAGAAGCTGCTAAAGTGGCAGCATCTGCACCAAAG GGAATCCTGCGTACCAGTGATACTATCAGGAAGTTCCAGAGTGTACCAGCCCAGCCCGGGCAGgcctctcccttgctgcagtacTTTGGTATCTTGCTTGATCAAGGACAACTTAACAAATTTGAATCTTTAGAACTCTGCCGTCCTGTCCTGCAACAAGGGCGCAAGCAGCTCCTGGAGAAATGGCTGAAGGAAGATAAG CTGGAGTGCTCTGAGGAACTAGGAGACCTGGTGAAGACCGCTGATCCAACCCTTGCACTCAGTGTTTACCTTCGTGCTAATGTGCCAAACAAAGTCATTCAGTGCTTTGCAGAAACTGGTCAATTCCAGAAAATAGTGCTCTATGCCAAAAAG GTTGGATATACGCCGGACTGGATCTTCTTGTTGAGAAGCGTGATGAGAGTCAGCCCAGAACAGGGACTACAGTTCTCTCAGATGTTGGTGCAGGATGAGGAGCCCCTGGCTAATATTAACCAG ATCGTAGATGTATTCATGGAGAACAGTCTCATTCAGCAGTGCACTTCCTTCTTGTTGGATGCTTTGAAGAATAATCGCCCTGCTGAAGGACACCTTCAGACACGTCTGTTGGAAATGAATCTGATTCATGCACCACAG GTTGCAGATGCCATCCTTGGAAACCAGATGTTTACACTCTATGATCGTGCTCATATTGCCCAGTTATGTGAAAAGGCAGGCTTGCTACAGAGAGCATTGGAGCACTACACTGATCTCTATGATATAAAGCGAGCTGTAGTTCACACTCACCTCTTAAACCCTGAG TGGCTTGTAAACTTCTTTGGCTCTCTGTCAGTTGAGGACTCTGTGGAATGTCTGCGTGCTATGCTATCGGCCAACATCCGACAAAACCTACAGCTCTGTGTGCAAGTAGCTTCTAAATACCATGAGCAGCTTGGCACCCAGTCTCTCGTGGAGCTTTTTGAATCTTTTAAAAGTTATGAAG GATTGTTTTATTTCCTGGGTTCTATTGTGAACTTCAGCCAGGATCCAGATGTCCACTTCAAATATATCCAGGCAGCCTGCAAGACGGGTCAAATTAAGGAGGTAGAAAGGATCTGCCGTGAAAGTAACTGCTATAACCCTGAACGAGTGAAGAATTTTCTCAAG GAGGCCAAGCTCACAGACCAGCTTCCTCTGATCATTGTTTGTGATAGATTTGACTTTGTTCATGACCTGGTTCTCTACTTATACCGCAACAACCTGCAGAAGTACATAGAGATCTATGTTCAGAAG GTGAATCCAAGCCGTATACCAGCAGTGATTGGAGGGCTTCTTGATGTGGATTGTTCTGAAGATGTTATTAAGAACTTGATCATGGTGGTTCGAGGCCAGTTCTCAACTGATGAGCTGGTGGCTGAAGTGGAAAAAAGAAATAG GCTTAAGTTGCTGCTGCCATGGCTGGAATCTAGAATTCATGAAGGCTGTGAAGAACCTGCCACCCACAATGCTCTGGCTAAAATCTACATTGACAGTAACAATAATCCTGAGCGGTTTCTCCGGGAGAACCCATACTATGACAGCTGTGTTGTAGGCAAATACTGTGAAAAAAGGGACCCTCATTTGGCCTGTGTTGCTTATGAGAGGGGGCAGTGTGACCTTGAACTCATCAAG GTTTGCAATGAGAACTCCTTGTTCAAGAGTGAGGCTCGCTATTTGGTACGCAGAAAGGATCCAGAACTTTGGGCAAATGTCCTTGAGGAAAACAGTCCATTCAGGCGACAGCTCATTGATCAG gTTGTCCAGACGGCCTTATCTGAAACGCAGGATCCTGAAGAGGTTTCTGTTACTGTGAAAGCTTTCATGACTGCTGATCTGCCCAATGAACTAATTGAGCTTCTTGAGAAGATAGTCTTGGACAACTCTGTGTTCAGCGAGCATAG GAACCTGCAGAATCTTCTGATCCTGACTGCCATTAAAGCTGACCGCACTCGTGTAATGGAGTATATCAATCGTCTGGATAACTATGATGCCCCAGATATTGCCAACATAGCCATCAGTAATGAGCTATATGAAGAAGCCTTTGCTATCTTCAGGAAATTTGATGTTAATACTTCTGCAATACAG GTGCTGATAGAGCACATTGGCAACCTGGACCGTGCCTATGAATTTGCAGAgagatgtaatgaaccagctgtaTGGAGCCAACTGGCTAGAGCACAGCTCCAGAAGGACTTGGTGAAGGAAGCCATTGATTCCTATATCAAGGCTGATGATCCCTCTGCTTACATGGAAGTTGTTCAAGCAGCTAGTAGAAACA GTAACTGGGAGGATCTGGTTAAATTCTTGCAAATGGCCAGAAAAAAGGCCAGAGAGTCCTATGTAGAGACGGAACTTATCTTTGCTTTGGCAAAAACCAACCGCCTCTCAGAGCTGGAAGAGTTTGTGAGTGGCCCTAACAATGCCCACATTCAGCAG GTTGGAGATCGCTGCTATGAGGAGGGAATGTATGATGCAGCAAAGCTGCTCTACAACAATGTATCTAACTTTGCCCGCCTGGCATCTACCTTGGTGCATCTTGGAGAGTACCAGGCAGCAGTAGACAGTGGCCGCAAAGCCAACAGCACCAGGACCTGGAAGGAG GTGTGCTTTGCCTGTGTGGATGGAAAGGAGTTCCGCCTTGCACAGATATGCGGCTTGCACATAGTAATCCATGCAGATGAACTTGAAGAGCTGATTAGCTATTATCAG GATCGTGGCTACTTTGAAGAACTGATTGCCCTCTTGGAAGCTGCTTTGGGCCTGGAGCGTGCTCACATGGGAATGTTCACAGAACTGGCTATCTTGTACTCCAAATTCAAACCTCAGAAGATGAGGGAACATCTGGAGCTCTTCTGGTCCAGAGTCAACATTCCAAAG GTGCTCAGAGCTGCAGAACAAGCTCACCTCTGGGGAGAACTGGTCTTCCTTTATGACAAGTATGAAGAGTATGACAATGCAATAATTACAATGATGAACCATCCCACTGATGCCTGGAAAGAAGGGCAGTTCAAAGACATAATTGCTAAG GTGGCCAATGTGGAGCTGTATTACAAAGCCCTGCAGTTCTATTTGGACTACAAACCTCTGTTGATCAATGATCTTCTGCTGGTATTATCTCCACGGCTGGATCATACCAGGACAGTCAGCTTTTTCTCAAAG GTTAATCAGCTGCCTCTAGTTAAGCCTTACCTGCGTTCAGTCCAGAACCACAACAACAAAGGAGTCAATGAGGCTCTAAACAATCTCCTGACAGAGGAGGAGGATTATCAG GGCTTGAGAGCATCTATTGATGCATATGATAACTTTGATAACATCACACTAGCTCAGCGCTTGGAGAAACATGAATTGATTGAATTTAGGCGTATTGCAGCCTACTTGTACAAAGGTAATAATCGTTGGAAACAGAGTGTGGAGCTCTGCAAGAAGGATCGTCTCTACAAG
- the CLTCL1 gene encoding clathrin heavy chain 2 isoform X4, giving the protein MAQILPIRFQEHFQLQNLGINPANIGFSTLTMESDKFICIREKVGEQAQVVIIDMSDPTTPIRRPISAESAIMNPASKVIALKGKTLQIFNIEMKSKMKAHTMAEEVIFWKWISVNTVALVTETAVFHWSMEGESQPQKMFDRHASLAGCQIINYRTDEHQKWLLLIGISAQQNRVVGAMQLYSVDRKVSQPIEGHAAAFAEFKIEGNSKPSTLFCFAVRSPAGGKLHIIEVGQPATGNQPFVKKAVDVFFPPEAQTDFPVAMQIGTKHGVIYLITKYGYIHMYDLESGVCIYMNRISADTIFVTAPHEPSSGIIGVNKKGQVLSVCVEEDNIVNYATNVLQNPDLGLRMAIRSNLAGAEELFARKFNTLFAQGSYAEAAKVAASAPKGILRTSDTIRKFQSVPAQPGQASPLLQYFGILLDQGQLNKFESLELCRPVLQQGRKQLLEKWLKEDKLECSEELGDLVKTADPTLALSVYLRANVPNKVIQCFAETGQFQKIVLYAKKVGYTPDWIFLLRSVMRVSPEQGLQFSQMLVQDEEPLANINQIVDVFMENSLIQQCTSFLLDALKNNRPAEGHLQTRLLEMNLIHAPQVADAILGNQMFTLYDRAHIAQLCEKAGLLQRALEHYTDLYDIKRAVVHTHLLNPEWLVNFFGSLSVEDSVECLRAMLSANIRQNLQLCVQVASKYHEQLGTQSLVELFESFKSYEGLFYFLGSIVNFSQDPDVHFKYIQAACKTGQIKEVERICRESNCYNPERVKNFLKEAKLTDQLPLIIVCDRFDFVHDLVLYLYRNNLQKYIEIYVQKVNPSRIPAVIGGLLDVDCSEDVIKNLIMVVRGQFSTDELVAEVEKRNRLKLLLPWLESRIHEGCEEPATHNALAKIYIDSNNNPERFLRENPYYDSCVVGKYCEKRDPHLACVAYERGQCDLELIKVCNENSLFKSEARYLVRRKDPELWANVLEENSPFRRQLIDQVVQTALSETQDPEEVSVTVKAFMTADLPNELIELLEKIVLDNSVFSEHRNLQNLLILTAIKADRTRVMEYINRLDNYDAPDIANIAISNELYEEAFAIFRKFDVNTSAIQVLIEHIGNLDRAYEFAERCNEPAVWSQLARAQLQKDLVKEAIDSYIKADDPSAYMEVVQAASRNSNWEDLVKFLQMARKKARESYVETELIFALAKTNRLSELEEFVSGPNNAHIQQVGDRCYEEGMYDAAKLLYNNVSNFARLASTLVHLGEYQAAVDSGRKANSTRTWKEVCFACVDGKEFRLAQICGLHIVIHADELEELISYYQDRGYFEELIALLEAALGLERAHMGMFTELAILYSKFKPQKMREHLELFWSRVNIPKVLRAAEQAHLWGELVFLYDKYEEYDNAIITMMNHPTDAWKEGQFKDIIAKVANVELYYKALQFYLDYKPLLINDLLLVLSPRLDHTRTVSFFSKVNQLPLVKPYLRSVQNHNNKGVNEALNNLLTEEEDYQGLRASIDAYDNFDNITLAQRLEKHELIEFRRIAAYLYKGNNRWKQSVELCKKDRLYKDAMQYAAESKDAELAEKLLQWFLEEGKQECFAASLFACYDLLHPDVVLELAWRHNIMDFAMPYFIQVMREYLTKVDKLDASESLRKEEEQVAEPTPIVFGQQLMLTAGPSAVPPQANFQYGYTAPGFTQPPVYGFNM; this is encoded by the exons CTCCAAAACCTGGGAATTAACCCAGCGAACATTGGATTCAGCACCCTAACAATGGAATCTGATAAATTCATCTGCATCAGAGAGAAAGTAGGGGAACAAGCACAGGTCGTGATAATTGATATGAGTGATCCAACTACACCCATCAGACGTCCAATTTCTGCAGAAAGTGCCATCATGAATCCTGCTTCTAAAGTCATTGCTCTGAAAG GGAAGACACTTCAGATCTTTAACATTGAGATGAAAAGTAAAATGAAAGCCCATACTATGGCAGAGGAAGTGATCTTCTGGAAGTGGATATCGGTAAACACAGTTGCCTTGGTGACAGAGACAGCAGTCTTTCATTGGAGCATGGAGGGAGAATCTCAGCCCCAAAAGATGTTTGACAGGCATGCTAGTCTTGCAGGCTGCCAAATCATCAACTACAGGACAGATGAACACCAAAAATGGCTACTCCTAATAGGAATTTCAGCCCAG CAAAATCGTGTGGTTGGTGCAATGCAGTTGTACTCAGTTGATAGGAAGGTTTCCCAACCTATAGAGGGTCATGCAGCAGCCTTTGCAGAATTCAAAATTGAAGGAAACTCCAAGCCTTCCACGCTCTTCTGTTTTGCTGTACGGAGCCCTGCAGGAGGCAAG CTGCATATAATAGAAGTAGGTCAACCTGCTACTGGAAACCAGCCCTTTGTAAAGAAAGCTGTTGATGTGTTTTTCCCTCCTGAGGCTCAGACAGACTTCCCTGTGGCAATGCAG ATTGGAACTAAGCATGGTGTTATCTACCTGATTACGAAGTATGGATACATTCACATGTATGACTTGGAATCTGGAGTGTGTATTTACATGAACCGTATTAGTGCTGACACAATCTTTGTAACTGCTCCTCATGAACCTTCCTCTGGCATTATTGGTGTGAATAAAAAAGGACAG GTGCTTTCAGTTTGTGTTGAAGAAGATAACATTGTGAACTATGCTACGAACGTTCTCCAGAATCCAGACCTGGGTCTGCGTATGGCTATCCGCAGTAACCTGGCTGGGGCCGAGGAACTGTTTGCCAGAAAGTTCAATACACTCTTTGCACAAGGAAGCTATGCAGAAGCTGCTAAAGTGGCAGCATCTGCACCAAAG GGAATCCTGCGTACCAGTGATACTATCAGGAAGTTCCAGAGTGTACCAGCCCAGCCCGGGCAGgcctctcccttgctgcagtacTTTGGTATCTTGCTTGATCAAGGACAACTTAACAAATTTGAATCTTTAGAACTCTGCCGTCCTGTCCTGCAACAAGGGCGCAAGCAGCTCCTGGAGAAATGGCTGAAGGAAGATAAG CTGGAGTGCTCTGAGGAACTAGGAGACCTGGTGAAGACCGCTGATCCAACCCTTGCACTCAGTGTTTACCTTCGTGCTAATGTGCCAAACAAAGTCATTCAGTGCTTTGCAGAAACTGGTCAATTCCAGAAAATAGTGCTCTATGCCAAAAAG GTTGGATATACGCCGGACTGGATCTTCTTGTTGAGAAGCGTGATGAGAGTCAGCCCAGAACAGGGACTACAGTTCTCTCAGATGTTGGTGCAGGATGAGGAGCCCCTGGCTAATATTAACCAG ATCGTAGATGTATTCATGGAGAACAGTCTCATTCAGCAGTGCACTTCCTTCTTGTTGGATGCTTTGAAGAATAATCGCCCTGCTGAAGGACACCTTCAGACACGTCTGTTGGAAATGAATCTGATTCATGCACCACAG GTTGCAGATGCCATCCTTGGAAACCAGATGTTTACACTCTATGATCGTGCTCATATTGCCCAGTTATGTGAAAAGGCAGGCTTGCTACAGAGAGCATTGGAGCACTACACTGATCTCTATGATATAAAGCGAGCTGTAGTTCACACTCACCTCTTAAACCCTGAG TGGCTTGTAAACTTCTTTGGCTCTCTGTCAGTTGAGGACTCTGTGGAATGTCTGCGTGCTATGCTATCGGCCAACATCCGACAAAACCTACAGCTCTGTGTGCAAGTAGCTTCTAAATACCATGAGCAGCTTGGCACCCAGTCTCTCGTGGAGCTTTTTGAATCTTTTAAAAGTTATGAAG GATTGTTTTATTTCCTGGGTTCTATTGTGAACTTCAGCCAGGATCCAGATGTCCACTTCAAATATATCCAGGCAGCCTGCAAGACGGGTCAAATTAAGGAGGTAGAAAGGATCTGCCGTGAAAGTAACTGCTATAACCCTGAACGAGTGAAGAATTTTCTCAAG GAGGCCAAGCTCACAGACCAGCTTCCTCTGATCATTGTTTGTGATAGATTTGACTTTGTTCATGACCTGGTTCTCTACTTATACCGCAACAACCTGCAGAAGTACATAGAGATCTATGTTCAGAAG GTGAATCCAAGCCGTATACCAGCAGTGATTGGAGGGCTTCTTGATGTGGATTGTTCTGAAGATGTTATTAAGAACTTGATCATGGTGGTTCGAGGCCAGTTCTCAACTGATGAGCTGGTGGCTGAAGTGGAAAAAAGAAATAG GCTTAAGTTGCTGCTGCCATGGCTGGAATCTAGAATTCATGAAGGCTGTGAAGAACCTGCCACCCACAATGCTCTGGCTAAAATCTACATTGACAGTAACAATAATCCTGAGCGGTTTCTCCGGGAGAACCCATACTATGACAGCTGTGTTGTAGGCAAATACTGTGAAAAAAGGGACCCTCATTTGGCCTGTGTTGCTTATGAGAGGGGGCAGTGTGACCTTGAACTCATCAAG GTTTGCAATGAGAACTCCTTGTTCAAGAGTGAGGCTCGCTATTTGGTACGCAGAAAGGATCCAGAACTTTGGGCAAATGTCCTTGAGGAAAACAGTCCATTCAGGCGACAGCTCATTGATCAG gTTGTCCAGACGGCCTTATCTGAAACGCAGGATCCTGAAGAGGTTTCTGTTACTGTGAAAGCTTTCATGACTGCTGATCTGCCCAATGAACTAATTGAGCTTCTTGAGAAGATAGTCTTGGACAACTCTGTGTTCAGCGAGCATAG GAACCTGCAGAATCTTCTGATCCTGACTGCCATTAAAGCTGACCGCACTCGTGTAATGGAGTATATCAATCGTCTGGATAACTATGATGCCCCAGATATTGCCAACATAGCCATCAGTAATGAGCTATATGAAGAAGCCTTTGCTATCTTCAGGAAATTTGATGTTAATACTTCTGCAATACAG GTGCTGATAGAGCACATTGGCAACCTGGACCGTGCCTATGAATTTGCAGAgagatgtaatgaaccagctgtaTGGAGCCAACTGGCTAGAGCACAGCTCCAGAAGGACTTGGTGAAGGAAGCCATTGATTCCTATATCAAGGCTGATGATCCCTCTGCTTACATGGAAGTTGTTCAAGCAGCTAGTAGAAACA GTAACTGGGAGGATCTGGTTAAATTCTTGCAAATGGCCAGAAAAAAGGCCAGAGAGTCCTATGTAGAGACGGAACTTATCTTTGCTTTGGCAAAAACCAACCGCCTCTCAGAGCTGGAAGAGTTTGTGAGTGGCCCTAACAATGCCCACATTCAGCAG GTTGGAGATCGCTGCTATGAGGAGGGAATGTATGATGCAGCAAAGCTGCTCTACAACAATGTATCTAACTTTGCCCGCCTGGCATCTACCTTGGTGCATCTTGGAGAGTACCAGGCAGCAGTAGACAGTGGCCGCAAAGCCAACAGCACCAGGACCTGGAAGGAG GTGTGCTTTGCCTGTGTGGATGGAAAGGAGTTCCGCCTTGCACAGATATGCGGCTTGCACATAGTAATCCATGCAGATGAACTTGAAGAGCTGATTAGCTATTATCAG GATCGTGGCTACTTTGAAGAACTGATTGCCCTCTTGGAAGCTGCTTTGGGCCTGGAGCGTGCTCACATGGGAATGTTCACAGAACTGGCTATCTTGTACTCCAAATTCAAACCTCAGAAGATGAGGGAACATCTGGAGCTCTTCTGGTCCAGAGTCAACATTCCAAAG GTGCTCAGAGCTGCAGAACAAGCTCACCTCTGGGGAGAACTGGTCTTCCTTTATGACAAGTATGAAGAGTATGACAATGCAATAATTACAATGATGAACCATCCCACTGATGCCTGGAAAGAAGGGCAGTTCAAAGACATAATTGCTAAG GTGGCCAATGTGGAGCTGTATTACAAAGCCCTGCAGTTCTATTTGGACTACAAACCTCTGTTGATCAATGATCTTCTGCTGGTATTATCTCCACGGCTGGATCATACCAGGACAGTCAGCTTTTTCTCAAAG GTTAATCAGCTGCCTCTAGTTAAGCCTTACCTGCGTTCAGTCCAGAACCACAACAACAAAGGAGTCAATGAGGCTCTAAACAATCTCCTGACAGAGGAGGAGGATTATCAG GGCTTGAGAGCATCTATTGATGCATATGATAACTTTGATAACATCACACTAGCTCAGCGCTTGGAGAAACATGAATTGATTGAATTTAGGCGTATTGCAGCCTACTTGTACAAAGGTAATAATCGTTGGAAACAGAGTGTGGAGCTCTGCAAGAAGGATCGTCTCTACAAG